The following coding sequences are from one Bacillota bacterium window:
- a CDS encoding aspartate carbamoyltransferase catalytic subunit → MDKHLLALEDLSREQLWTLLHRANEYRERLDRGEKDGRELAGWTVANMFFENSTRTRMSFELAAKYLGAHVINFSQQGSSLAKGESLLDTAQNIEAMAVDCMVIRHGTSGAVRFVAENTRASVVNAGEGRHEHPTQGLLDILTIWRHKQQVEGLKVVIVGDVLHSRVARSNIQGLTKLGAKVTVCAPATLLPDSGDWQVETETDLNAALDSADVVNVLRLQLERQQQGLFPSAKEYFKFWGVDQKHLQKDMLLLHPGPMNRGLEISHQAADGPNSVILDQVTNGVAVRMAVLSILKERGGN, encoded by the coding sequence ATGGATAAGCACCTGTTGGCACTAGAAGACCTGAGCAGAGAACAATTGTGGACACTACTACATCGCGCCAACGAGTATCGCGAGCGCCTGGACCGGGGCGAGAAGGACGGCCGGGAATTGGCGGGTTGGACAGTGGCAAACATGTTTTTTGAAAACAGCACCCGCACCCGCATGTCCTTTGAGCTGGCGGCCAAATACCTGGGCGCCCACGTGATTAACTTCAGCCAACAGGGTTCCAGCCTCGCCAAGGGTGAAAGTCTGCTAGATACGGCCCAGAACATCGAGGCGATGGCTGTGGACTGCATGGTCATCCGTCACGGCACCTCCGGCGCGGTCCGGTTTGTGGCCGAGAATACCCGGGCTAGCGTCGTCAACGCCGGTGAGGGCCGCCATGAGCATCCCACCCAGGGCCTGTTGGACATTCTCACCATCTGGCGGCATAAGCAACAGGTGGAAGGATTGAAGGTGGTAATCGTCGGCGATGTCCTCCATAGCCGGGTTGCCCGCTCCAACATCCAGGGTCTGACCAAGCTGGGGGCGAAGGTGACGGTCTGCGCGCCGGCCACTCTGTTGCCTGACTCAGGCGACTGGCAGGTGGAGACAGAAACCGACCTAAACGCCGCCCTCGATAGTGCCGATGTGGTCAATGTCCTCCGTCTGCAACTGGAACGTCAGCAACAGGGATTGTTCCCTTCGGCCAAAGAATACTTCAAGTTTTGGGGCGTGGATCAAAAACATTTGCAAAAAGACATGTTGCTCCTGCACCCAGGACCGATGAACCGGGGACTGGAGATTAGTCATCAAGCGGCCGATGGTCCCAACTCAGTAATTCTGGACCAGGTCACCAACGGCGTGGCGGTAAGAATGGCAGTGTTGAGCATACTAAAAGAAAGGGGCGGTAACTGA